TATTTGGGGCGGCAAGTTGGCGGACAAAAAAGGCCCGATTCCTGCCTTGCAGATCGTGTTTCTCTGCTTGGCGTTGGTATTGTTTGCGTTCACCTTTACCGCGCCGAATACATGGCTGGCTTTGGCGACGGTATTGGTATGGGGTGCAGTAGCGTTCGGCAACGTACCGGGATTGCAAGTGTATGTTGTGCAGCGGGCAGAGCGAGATGCGCCGCAAGCCATTGATGTGGCATCGGGCTTGAATATCGCCGCCTTTAATATCGGTATTGCTGGCGGTGCTTGGGGCGGCGGTGTGGTTGTCGAGCATCTTGGTTTGATGGCAACCCCATGGATAGGCGCAATGGTGGTACTCGTTGCGCTGGCTCTGACAACGCTGGCAGGTCGGCTGGAGCGTCAAGATGGCAAGGATTTCCTTGCCAAGGCGAGGCCTGCTGTTGGTCTGCATTAAACGCCGGGTATTCTCAGCGACTGCTTAATCGCTTGATTTTGATCTGCAGCAAAAGATTTTATTTTGTTGCAGAATCTTGCCTAGGCAACGATTATCCCATCTCATGAATCCACCCGCTCTTGAATTTTCCGTCACCAAAGTCGAAGACAGCGTCGGCTATTTGCTGGCGCGCGCGCGCACCATGATTTCGCAAGTTCTGCTGCGAAATGTCCAGCTTAGGTAGCAGCGCTTTGGCGATCCCGTGCAGTAGTTCTAGCGTGGTGCGCTTCTCGCGCTCACGCGCCATTTGACGCCAGCCGAAATTCTTGGCATCCTGCTTGAGCGCCGCCAGTTGCGACAGCGTGTCATCGCGCACCAAAAGTTGGGTCAGTGCTGCTTTGCTCGTATCATCTAATCCTTGCGCCAGAAGGTTTCCCAGTCGGCGACGCTCGGCAGACAACGTTTCACTGACCAATTCTTGCAATGTGGTGTAGCCGGGTCGAATAATCTTGTGCTCATTGAGCCAAACGATCAACTCGGCCGATACAAATCCAGGTGTTACGTCACGTCGCGCGATTTGCGCGACATGTCGCCTAAGCCGAGGGAGGAAGTCGGTTGTCCATGACTGGTAGCAAAATAGCTCAGAAAGCTGCTCGCGCTGAGTGTAATGCTCATGCTTGGTGATCGATTTTCGCTCGAACGTCTCGCCATGGAAATACCGACTCAGCACGAAGGCCACATCCTCCTCCACTTCCTCCCAGTCGAAGCGGAAAAAGGCGTGCTTGGCCTTGAAGTATCCGATGTGCAAGACACAATAAACTTGGGCATGAAGGCTGGGACGACTGCTCGCTATCGCTAGCTCGGATTCAGTCAATGCCAGATATTCCAGCCGTTGCGCATCGTCGAAGTCAGGAAGTCCATATATTGCTTCCTGCTCGGCCCCAGATAGGACGGTTAATCGTTCACTTTTTGCGATAGGCATACGTTACTCTGCGGCTCGCAAATATTGATACAACGTCTCCCTGCTAATGCCAAATTCTCGGGCGAGTCTAGTTTTCTTTTCACCAGCATCTACCCGTTGCCTCAGACCGGCAATTTCCTGATCTGAAAGCGATTTCTTACGGCCACGATAAGCACCACGCTGTTTCGCTAGGGCGATACCTTCGCGCTGCCGTTCTTTGATCAGCGATCGCTCGAACTCGGCAAATGCTCCCATGACCGACAGCATTAGATTCGCCATCGGCGAATCTTCGCCAGTGAAACTTAGATGCTCCTTGACGAATTCGATATGCACACCGCGTTGAGTCAGCGTTTGCACGATGCGGCGTAAATCGTCGAGATTGCGCGCCAGGCGATCCATGCTATGCACCACCACGGTGTCGCCAGCGCGGGCGAAGCTCATCAAAGCTTCCAATTGCGGGCGCTTGACATCTTTGCCTGATGCCTTGTCGGTGAAGGAGCGGTCAACCTGGACGCCCTCCAGTTGCCGTTCAGGGTTCTGATCGAAGGTGCTGACCCGGATATATCCAATGCGCTGTCCATTCATTTAGATTACCGCACACTGGCCAGCATGTTTTCAATCAAGCGGATCATAGTACTTTTTTGCGTTGGTGCGGATTCCGCTACCAGCAATGCCAATGCCGCAAGCCCAATGTCGTTGATAACTGGCTGCCCGTCCCGCATCAGTGCGTTGTTGCGATTCAGGAAATCGACGAACCGGAACGCGCCGTTACGTTTATTACCATCGGCAAACGGATGGTTCTTGATGATGAAATACAAGAGATGCGCTGCCTTACCCTCGATGGTCGGATAAGCAGGTTCGCCGAAGATGGATTGATCGAGATTGCCGAGAATGGCCGCGAGCGCATCGCCACGTTCAAGTCCAAAAAGGTTGCTGGCCTCGCCACGGAACATGAGATCGGCTTTCAAGCTGGCGATAGACTGTCTTGCCTCATCGAGCGACGGCATGACACCGCCCTCCGTTCCGTTGGGTTCGGTCAATAATCCTTCATCGTAGCGTTGCAACAGTAAGAAAGTTTGGGTATAGCGGCTAACGATCTCGACCAACCCTCGCCCGGTATCAGCAATCATGTCGGGCGATTGTGCGGTCTTCCTAACAAGCGTCAGCGCCGCTTCCAGTTCGGCAGCGTTATGTTGGAAGCGGGCGCGATCCAGCGTCCAGCCTTGCATCAAATGGTCGCGTAGAACGCCTGTTGCCCATTGGCGAAATTGTGTGCCGCGTTTGGAGTTCACGCGATACCCGACGGAAATGATGGCGTCGAGGTTGTAATGCTTTGTCCTTCTGGAAACAGGGCGTTGCCCCTCTTGTTGAACTACCGAGAAATCCTCGGTAGTTGCTGTCTCCACCAGTTCGCCGCTGGCATAAATGTTTTTGAGATGCAAGCCAATGTTATCGGTTGAGGTCTCTAACATATCTGAGAGTTGCCTCTGAGTAAGCCAGATGGTGTTTCCTTCCAGCCTTACCGAAACTTTAGATCCATCGTCCGGTTGATAAATTACAAGTTCGCCCATCACATTGCCTTCCGCACTCGATAATGTCAGGTAGAACTCTATTACCTTTGATTGGATATGTCAATAAATATAGAATATGATCCTATTCTGACGATTTTAGGATGATAGCCTGACATCAGGATAGGGCATAGCCCAGACTGACACTTGATTTATTGATACAACATGCAAGTGAGTGATACCGGAACATTTGGCATTTTTTACTATCTGAAGTATGATTTTATTTTCATCAGTAAAGAGTATTTCGCCGATGCGCATTTAACCTGTCCGCACCCCACTTTTGATTCTTCTCCCGCCAGGGAGAAGCGGGTGCGTCTCACCGTGACAGGTTGATGCTGATTCCTCTGCTGTTTTCCCACTTGTGGACACGTGTCCCTGTCATTTGTTTAGCTCTTGGCCTGCGGCTTCCGCATTGGCCTACAGGAGTTCAGATGACCCATATCGCATGTCATATCAACACTTTGCAGCTGCCCTTCGGCGCCTGTACGGTGCCCTTTACCTTCACTTTGCCCGCTGCGGGCTGCACCCTGATCGGCCGTAACGGCATCGGCAAGAGCCTGCTGCTGGAACTGCTGGCGGGCCAGCGCCGCGCGGATTCTGGCAAGATCGAGTGGTTGACCCCCATCAGCTGGTTGTCCCAGTTTGCACCGGCTCAAGATCATGATTGCGCAGCCAGCGTGGCCGACCTTATCGGCTGGGGCGAGCCGCTACGGGCCCTTGAGCGCATCGAGCAGGGGAGCTGCGCCCTGCGATTTCGAGTTGCTGGCTGATCGCTGGAACCTGCGCAGCGATCTTGCCGACCTGCTGGCAGAAGCAGGCCTCAGACTCGATCCCCATGTCCCGGTCAGCACCCTAAGCGGTGGCCAGCTCACCCGTTTGCGCCTGCTGGCGCTGTTTGCGAGGCCGGCTCACTTTCTGTTGCTTGATGAGCCAGACAACCACCTCGATGCCTCTGGCATCGACTGGCTAAGCCAGCAACTGGCCAGACATCGCGGAGGTTACCTGCTGGTGAGCCACGACCGACGCCTGCTCAATCAAACCAGTCAGATTCTGGAGCTGAGCGAGCAGGGGTTGCAGAGTGCCCGCCTCTCGTTTGACGAGTTTCTGGCGCAGCAGGCCGAGGTACAGGCTGCCCGCAGCACCAGTTTGGCGCAAGCGG
The sequence above is drawn from the Undibacterium sp. CCC3.4 genome and encodes:
- a CDS encoding ATP-binding cassette domain-containing protein, which codes for MTHIACHINTLQLPFGACTVPFTFTLPAAGCTLIGRNGIGKSLLLELLAGQRRADSGKIEWLTPISWLSQFAPAQDHDCAASVADLIGWGEPLRALERIEQGSCALRFRVAG
- a CDS encoding recombinase family protein, encoding MNGQRIGYIRVSTFDQNPERQLEGVQVDRSFTDKASGKDVKRPQLEALMSFARAGDTVVVHSMDRLARNLDDLRRIVQTLTQRGVHIEFVKEHLSFTGEDSPMANLMLSVMGAFAEFERSLIKERQREGIALAKQRGAYRGRKKSLSDQEIAGLRQRVDAGEKKTRLAREFGISRETLYQYLRAAE
- the rhuM gene encoding RhuM family protein; amino-acid sequence: MGELVIYQPDDGSKVSVRLEGNTIWLTQRQLSDMLETSTDNIGLHLKNIYASGELVETATTEDFSVVQQEGQRPVSRRTKHYNLDAIISVGYRVNSKRGTQFRQWATGVLRDHLMQGWTLDRARFQHNAAELEAALTLVRKTAQSPDMIADTGRGLVEIVSRYTQTFLLLQRYDEGLLTEPNGTEGGVMPSLDEARQSIASLKADLMFRGEASNLFGLERGDALAAILGNLDQSIFGEPAYPTIEGKAAHLLYFIIKNHPFADGNKRNGAFRFVDFLNRNNALMRDGQPVINDIGLAALALLVAESAPTQKSTMIRLIENMLASVR